In Acinetobacter sp. WCHAc010034, a genomic segment contains:
- a CDS encoding Fic family protein: MKYQPPYTITSKIIHLIAQISESIGRLTALTQIQDSLKLRKANRIRTIQGSLAIEGNTLSTEQITAILNGKTIIAPPKEVQEVRNALKAYEEIQDWNPDQESHLLKAHQILMTGLIDEVGQYRHGGVGVMSGDRVVHMAPPANQVHRLMGELLQWLDEGNEHPLIQSSVFHYEFEFIHPFADGNGRMGRLWQTLILSQWNPIFLNIPVESLIYQNQKAYYDALQASTDRSDSAPFIEFILQMILDAILSSDASDQDTAQASVQVSDQVKRLIQNMEQKEYSLTELMALLDLSHRATFQKNYLTPALEAGVVERTLPDKPKSPKQKYKLKIES, translated from the coding sequence ATGAAATATCAACCGCCTTATACGATCACCTCTAAAATTATTCACTTGATTGCACAAATTAGTGAATCAATAGGGCGTTTGACTGCATTAACCCAAATCCAAGATAGCCTTAAATTGCGAAAAGCCAATCGTATTCGAACGATTCAAGGGTCTTTAGCAATTGAAGGGAATACCTTGAGTACAGAGCAAATCACAGCGATCCTGAATGGCAAGACCATTATCGCTCCACCTAAAGAAGTTCAAGAGGTACGTAATGCCCTAAAGGCATATGAAGAAATTCAAGATTGGAATCCTGATCAAGAATCTCATTTGCTGAAAGCACATCAAATATTGATGACAGGACTGATTGATGAGGTTGGACAGTACCGCCATGGTGGGGTTGGTGTGATGTCAGGGGATCGAGTCGTGCATATGGCTCCGCCTGCAAATCAAGTCCACCGTTTAATGGGAGAGTTATTGCAGTGGTTGGATGAAGGCAATGAGCACCCATTAATTCAGAGTTCAGTATTTCATTATGAGTTTGAGTTTATACACCCATTTGCTGATGGCAATGGGCGTATGGGGCGTTTATGGCAAACTTTAATCTTAAGCCAGTGGAATCCAATTTTTCTCAATATCCCTGTAGAAAGCTTGATTTATCAAAACCAAAAAGCTTATTACGATGCATTGCAAGCGAGCACAGATCGTTCAGATTCTGCACCTTTTATTGAGTTTATTTTGCAGATGATTCTAGATGCAATTCTCAGTTCCGATGCCAGCGATCAAGATACCGCTCAAGCTAGCGTACAAGTTAGCGATCAAGTTAAACGTCTCATCCAGAATATGGAGCAGAAGGAATATAGTTTAACTGAGCTGATGGCTCTTTTAGACTTGTCCCACCGAGCAACATTCCAAAAAAATTATTTAACTCCAGCATTAGAAGCAGGTGTGGTTGAACGCACCCTTCCTGATAAACCTAAGAGTCCTAAGCAAAAATACAAATTAAAAATTGAGTCATAA
- a CDS encoding tyrosine-type recombinase/integrase, which translates to MKRADIKRRPLADTVLATLEPELKEYRELDGDGLYFRVKPDGKKAWLFRYKKADGKWSWLGIGTYPELSGKGARKKASEIIKDISHGDNPIITKQERKRKELEQNNATFEVLAREWLDTKVDAWVQDTMTRNKGALEKHIFPVFGKRLYTTIKPIEWMNHLKGIQQEQGIYEQVNRVRAMCRDIYDFAKVTGRMDYNPVEGIQKYLQQGKKENMAHVSEQELPALLRAINNYPSFDVRMGLQLLVMLFCRPTELREAKWDEFDLEQGLWNIPEYRMKKRREHVVPLSTQAIAILKELQTYQTNSEYLFPSRSDKNKPKSDTVFIMALRRMGYEGRQTPHGFRHIASTLLNNRGFDERHIEAALAHVKDGVAGVYNKAQYLQDRANMMQWYASHLEEIADQSIIQFKKAK; encoded by the coding sequence ATGAAAAGAGCAGATATCAAACGAAGACCATTGGCCGACACTGTGTTAGCCACGTTAGAACCCGAATTAAAAGAATACCGGGAGCTGGACGGTGATGGCCTATATTTCCGTGTGAAGCCTGATGGGAAGAAGGCATGGCTATTCAGATATAAAAAAGCGGATGGAAAATGGTCATGGTTAGGTATTGGCACCTATCCTGAATTGTCAGGCAAAGGTGCCAGAAAAAAAGCATCCGAGATAATTAAAGATATTTCACACGGCGATAATCCAATCATTACCAAGCAGGAACGCAAGCGGAAAGAGTTAGAGCAGAATAATGCCACCTTTGAGGTGTTGGCGCGTGAATGGCTGGATACTAAGGTCGATGCGTGGGTACAGGACACAATGACCCGAAATAAGGGCGCACTAGAAAAGCATATATTCCCTGTTTTTGGTAAACGCCTGTACACCACGATTAAGCCGATTGAGTGGATGAATCATTTAAAGGGAATACAGCAGGAGCAGGGCATCTATGAACAGGTAAACCGCGTTCGCGCAATGTGCCGCGATATTTATGATTTTGCCAAGGTGACTGGGCGTATGGACTATAACCCGGTAGAAGGCATCCAAAAATACTTGCAGCAGGGTAAAAAAGAAAATATGGCTCATGTGAGTGAGCAGGAGCTGCCGGCATTATTAAGAGCAATTAATAATTATCCCTCTTTTGATGTGCGCATGGGCCTGCAGCTTTTGGTTATGCTGTTTTGCCGGCCGACTGAATTAAGGGAAGCAAAATGGGATGAATTCGATTTAGAGCAAGGGCTATGGAATATTCCTGAATACCGCATGAAGAAGCGCCGTGAGCATGTTGTTCCTTTATCAACACAAGCAATTGCTATCTTAAAAGAATTGCAGACTTACCAAACCAATTCAGAGTATTTATTTCCAAGCAGATCGGACAAGAACAAGCCGAAATCAGACACGGTTTTTATTATGGCCTTGCGCCGTATGGGATATGAGGGCAGACAGACGCCACACGGATTCCGACATATTGCCAGTACCTTGTTAAACAATCGTGGTTTTGATGAGCGTCATATTGAAGCAGCATTGGCCCATGTAAAGGACGGCGTGGCAGGGGTGTATAACAAGGCCCAGTACCTGCAAGATAGGGCAAACATGATGCAATGGTATGCCAGCCATTTAGAGGAAATAGCGGATCAGAGCATTATTCAATTTAAAAAGGCGAAGTGA
- a CDS encoding transcriptional regulator → MSIKPIRVQFKTVCELLDISREALRHKVRTDASFPRPIKEGDTKQAPVYFDYAELVAWHNSQKQSLAVLEA, encoded by the coding sequence ATGTCAATCAAACCAATTCGTGTCCAATTCAAAACAGTTTGTGAGCTACTGGATATAAGCCGTGAAGCACTGCGCCATAAAGTGCGTACAGATGCCTCATTCCCCCGCCCGATCAAAGAGGGTGATACCAAGCAAGCCCCAGTCTATTTCGACTATGCCGAGCTTGTAGCGTGGCATAACAGCCAAAAGCAAAGCCTTGCTGTGCTGGAGGCTTAA
- a CDS encoding Rha family transcriptional regulator, producing MNQLTAPALTMSSREIADLTGKEHKHVKRDCETMFLELDLNAEGYAQNWTHPQNGQIYIEYSLPKDLVETLITGYSIKLRYQVIQRLHDLESKLKPKLTLPEDLPSALRALADTHEQLQQAQFEREIAIKTKAHISDKKTATAMATASNAVQENSRLKDQIGQSKRNATVLAVERLTGKSYTWPPLNKWCKSHGVKPSKVHDDRYGKVNTYPAQAWMGVYRVDLSALFGR from the coding sequence ATGAATCAATTAACAGCACCAGCATTAACCATGTCCAGCCGTGAAATTGCAGATCTGACAGGCAAGGAGCACAAGCATGTAAAACGTGACTGTGAAACGATGTTCCTTGAGCTTGATCTTAATGCAGAGGGGTATGCCCAAAATTGGACACACCCCCAAAATGGCCAAATTTATATTGAATACTCACTGCCTAAAGATCTTGTGGAAACGCTTATCACAGGCTACAGCATTAAATTGCGCTATCAGGTCATTCAGCGGCTGCATGATCTTGAAAGCAAGCTAAAACCCAAATTGACGCTGCCGGAAGATTTGCCAAGTGCATTAAGGGCCTTAGCAGATACCCACGAACAGCTCCAGCAGGCGCAATTTGAGCGTGAAATTGCAATCAAGACCAAAGCACATATCAGTGATAAAAAGACCGCCACAGCAATGGCAACCGCCAGTAACGCCGTACAGGAAAACTCACGCTTAAAAGATCAAATCGGGCAAAGCAAGCGTAATGCTACCGTCTTGGCAGTCGAGCGATTGACAGGGAAAAGTTATACATGGCCACCCTTAAATAAATGGTGTAAATCCCACGGCGTAAAGCCATCAAAAGTACATGATGACCGTTATGGCAAGGTGAATACCTACCCTGCTCAAGCATGGATGGGGGTTTATAGAGTTGATTTATCTGCGCTGTTTGGGAGGTAA
- a CDS encoding DUF927 domain-containing protein, giving the protein MISQNSLTDSPLDILAQCIQLLPNDAAHLEHELIQRFGSPRMPVHIDQSNAEINGSRYESPLILPIVNGQLELVQCAVLQDKKPVQVIPDGLAKGFAYYGSLQKDQPVIITCSLEAFFKIAQTGCAAALVILPALCNARQAALKPFDFEQIQFAINQLSQAGYRQLYMPVRPEHIQLEPFQKLAQNTAVRLLNQYTEYGGSAFLTELYKDDDAEDVAAFIQLAIEQLPADKALPKGHLAKPFRMDDGAFLHILDNGLYLIKEKRDEDGELKQTRTFICHSAIILGEARSLNNDNWKRVIQFHDKDNTLHRLLIPYEHFMGEAQEALKIIANHGLMPPRQAYKKNVFINYIQDYPIEQRFRCVDRAGWHGCCFATPNKTYGASEDEELLFHSDSKSPYTVSGSFEEWRELSRLIEPHALAVLAFSCAFSGQLVLPLGAESGGFHIYGSSTDGKSTITKASCSVWGNPKHISKSWRTTDNALENEAELRNDSFLNLDELRQAVPKAVSDIVYMLTGGQGKARSTKAGKNRDAKQFSLMYTSTGEVTLEEHLRRGNIELDAGLLLRFAHIPSDAGKGYGVFDCINYGTAPQDIGGRINELASKHYGHAGIKWLEYLTQDKGAVMQNAQALMASFIEQHSQTKNGQASRVLRRFALVAAAGELAAQAGITGWAQGRAFEAVAQCFNTWLGNLGNGENMEETKVLEHIKAFFEANGTSRFENLTVIRHADGEVIRPRIHNRVGYYDPDTGHYLVSTVMFKKEICIGMNEASAKKVLKASGWLDCEDGRYTKRMGGKLPDGSRPTMMHFKVDAIQNFNNEI; this is encoded by the coding sequence ATGATTTCTCAAAATTCACTGACTGACTCTCCTTTAGATATTCTCGCGCAATGTATCCAGCTATTACCGAATGACGCAGCGCATTTAGAGCATGAATTAATACAGCGCTTTGGCAGTCCCCGGATGCCGGTACATATTGACCAGAGCAATGCAGAGATTAACGGCAGCCGGTACGAAAGCCCTTTAATTCTGCCTATCGTCAATGGGCAGCTGGAGCTTGTTCAATGCGCCGTACTGCAGGATAAAAAGCCGGTTCAAGTCATCCCTGACGGCTTGGCCAAAGGCTTTGCATATTATGGAAGCCTGCAGAAAGACCAGCCTGTCATTATCACCTGCAGCCTGGAGGCATTCTTTAAGATTGCCCAGACAGGCTGCGCCGCGGCATTGGTGATATTGCCCGCCCTATGCAATGCCCGGCAGGCCGCACTCAAGCCGTTTGATTTTGAGCAGATTCAATTTGCCATTAATCAGCTGTCACAGGCCGGCTACCGGCAGCTGTATATGCCGGTGCGGCCCGAGCATATCCAGCTGGAGCCTTTTCAAAAGCTGGCGCAGAATACGGCTGTCAGATTGCTGAACCAGTACACTGAATACGGCGGAAGCGCATTTTTAACCGAGCTGTATAAAGATGATGATGCCGAGGATGTTGCGGCTTTCATTCAGCTGGCTATTGAGCAATTGCCTGCAGACAAGGCATTGCCTAAAGGTCATTTGGCCAAGCCTTTCAGGATGGATGACGGCGCATTCCTGCATATTCTGGACAATGGCCTCTATCTGATCAAAGAAAAAAGGGATGAAGATGGGGAGCTTAAACAGACCCGTACTTTTATCTGCCATTCCGCCATTATCTTAGGCGAAGCGCGCAGCCTGAATAATGACAACTGGAAGCGCGTTATTCAGTTCCACGACAAGGACAATACCCTGCACCGGCTGCTGATCCCCTATGAGCATTTCATGGGGGAAGCGCAGGAAGCCTTAAAGATTATTGCCAATCATGGCCTGATGCCTCCGCGCCAAGCCTATAAGAAAAACGTATTCATCAACTACATTCAGGATTACCCGATAGAGCAGCGCTTCCGCTGTGTAGACCGCGCCGGATGGCATGGCTGCTGTTTCGCTACGCCCAATAAAACCTATGGCGCCAGCGAAGATGAAGAGCTGCTTTTTCACAGTGACAGCAAAAGCCCTTATACCGTATCCGGGAGCTTTGAAGAATGGCGGGAGCTGAGCCGGCTGATTGAGCCGCACGCTTTAGCGGTGCTGGCATTTTCATGCGCCTTTTCAGGACAGCTGGTTTTGCCTTTAGGCGCGGAAAGCGGCGGCTTTCATATCTACGGCTCATCAACGGACGGCAAAAGCACCATCACCAAAGCATCATGCAGCGTGTGGGGCAATCCCAAGCATATCTCCAAGTCATGGCGGACCACGGATAACGCTTTAGAGAATGAAGCGGAATTGAGAAATGACAGCTTTTTAAACCTTGATGAGCTGCGCCAGGCGGTGCCGAAAGCCGTATCTGATATTGTCTATATGCTCACTGGCGGACAGGGCAAAGCCCGAAGCACCAAGGCCGGCAAAAACCGCGATGCCAAGCAATTCAGCCTGATGTACACCTCAACCGGCGAAGTCACACTTGAAGAGCATTTGCGCCGCGGCAATATCGAACTGGATGCCGGGCTGCTGCTGCGCTTCGCGCATATCCCCAGTGATGCCGGCAAAGGATACGGCGTATTTGACTGCATCAACTATGGCACAGCGCCGCAGGATATCGGCGGCCGCATAAATGAGCTGGCATCAAAGCACTACGGCCACGCAGGCATCAAATGGCTGGAGTATCTGACCCAGGATAAAGGTGCCGTGATGCAGAACGCCCAAGCCCTGATGGCCAGCTTTATTGAACAGCACAGCCAGACAAAGAATGGGCAGGCCAGCCGTGTTTTGCGCCGTTTCGCGCTGGTGGCGGCTGCCGGTGAACTGGCGGCGCAGGCAGGCATCACAGGATGGGCGCAGGGCCGCGCATTTGAAGCTGTGGCGCAATGCTTCAATACTTGGCTGGGTAATCTGGGCAATGGCGAAAACATGGAGGAAACGAAAGTTCTTGAGCATATCAAGGCATTCTTTGAGGCCAACGGAACAAGCCGCTTTGAAAACCTGACCGTAATCCGGCATGCCGATGGCGAGGTGATACGCCCGCGCATCCATAACCGTGTCGGCTACTATGACCCAGATACAGGGCATTACCTTGTATCAACAGTCATGTTTAAAAAGGAAATATGCATTGGGATGAATGAAGCCAGTGCTAAAAAGGTTTTAAAGGCAAGCGGATGGCTTGATTGTGAAGATGGCCGCTACACCAAGCGGATGGGCGGCAAGCTCCCTGATGGTTCACGTCCAACTATGATGCATTTTAAGGTTGATGCTATACAGAACTTTAATAATGAAATCTAA
- a CDS encoding IS982 family transposase — protein sequence MDYITEIFCAIDDFCKDFESALNTALISDRQPRRRRAKALCLSEIMTIAVLFHQSGFRFFKYYYSHMIQPFWKSAFPALPSYNRMIELLPQCLTALTCFFHQIKGQCTGISLIDSTKLPVCHNRRIARHKVFKGLAERGKSSMGWFYGFKLHMVINQLGEIINIAFTSGNVHDVKMLDVLSKGLSGILLADKGYISKAKAESLSQQGIKILTMGRKNMKNPPEYNEEEKQLLSKRGLIETVNDQLKNLHQIDHTRHRSVNNFMVNLMAAIVSYCLSPNKPAFRNMLN from the coding sequence ATGGATTATATTACTGAAATCTTCTGTGCAATAGATGATTTCTGCAAAGATTTTGAATCCGCGCTAAATACAGCCCTCATTTCAGACCGCCAGCCAAGGCGGCGCAGAGCCAAGGCCCTCTGCCTGTCCGAGATCATGACAATCGCTGTGCTGTTTCATCAGTCCGGTTTCAGGTTCTTCAAGTATTATTACAGCCATATGATTCAGCCTTTCTGGAAATCAGCTTTTCCTGCACTGCCCAGCTATAACAGAATGATTGAGTTGCTGCCTCAATGCCTCACAGCGTTAACTTGCTTCTTTCATCAAATTAAAGGCCAATGTACCGGGATCAGCTTAATTGATTCAACTAAACTGCCCGTTTGCCATAACCGCCGCATTGCAAGGCATAAAGTTTTTAAAGGCCTGGCAGAGCGGGGAAAAAGCAGTATGGGCTGGTTCTACGGATTTAAATTGCATATGGTTATCAATCAATTAGGTGAAATTATCAATATTGCATTTACATCAGGAAATGTTCACGATGTCAAAATGCTGGATGTGTTAAGCAAAGGCTTAAGTGGAATTTTACTCGCAGATAAGGGATATATAAGTAAAGCCAAGGCTGAAAGCTTATCTCAGCAAGGCATTAAGATCTTAACCATGGGGCGTAAGAATATGAAGAATCCGCCTGAATATAACGAGGAAGAAAAACAGCTTCTCTCAAAGCGGGGATTGATTGAAACAGTGAATGATCAGCTGAAAAACCTGCATCAGATTGACCATACCCGGCATCGTTCGGTTAATAATTTTATGGTCAATCTGATGGCTGCAATAGTTTCTTACTGTTTATCACCGAATAAGCCGGCCTTTAGAAATATGCTTAATTAG
- a CDS encoding IS1 family transposase, with protein MQITLEIKCPTCLSDSIKKNGIKVDGKQNYQCKDCKRQFIGDHALSYLGCNSGITRKILQLMVRGSGIRDIAEVERISIGKVLRTLTESAYQIQPKQSHYESLEVDEFWTFVGNKNNKQWLIYAYHRETGEIVAYVWGKRDLATVQRLKTKLKQLGIHYTRIASDHWDSFITAFKNCKQSIGKLFTVGIEGNNCKIRHRIRRGFRRSCNFSKKLENHFKAFDLTFFYINNGFI; from the coding sequence ATGCAAATAACTCTAGAAATCAAATGTCCAACCTGCCTCAGTGACAGTATAAAGAAAAATGGCATCAAAGTAGATGGGAAACAAAACTACCAATGCAAAGACTGCAAACGTCAGTTTATTGGTGACCATGCTCTGAGCTATCTAGGATGTAATTCTGGCATTACTCGTAAAATATTACAGTTAATGGTCAGAGGCAGCGGTATACGAGATATCGCTGAAGTTGAGCGCATTAGTATCGGTAAAGTCTTACGGACTTTAACTGAATCGGCCTATCAAATTCAGCCTAAACAAAGTCATTATGAATCTCTCGAAGTAGATGAATTCTGGACTTTTGTTGGAAATAAAAATAATAAACAATGGCTTATTTACGCCTACCATCGAGAAACAGGTGAGATTGTTGCTTATGTTTGGGGTAAGAGAGATTTAGCTACAGTCCAAAGGTTGAAGACAAAGCTTAAACAATTAGGTATTCACTACACCCGAATTGCAAGTGATCATTGGGACAGTTTCATCACTGCTTTTAAAAACTGCAAGCAAAGTATTGGTAAGTTGTTTACTGTAGGAATTGAAGGTAATAATTGCAAAATAAGGCATCGAATAAGGCGTGGTTTTAGAAGAAGTTGCAATTTCTCCAAAAAGCTTGAAAACCATTTTAAAGCCTTCGACTTAACCTTCTTTTACATCAATAATGGCTTCATTTAA